TCCTGGTAGTAGCCCTCGCTGTCCCCCGCGAAGGCGCGCCGCATCTGGTGGTGGAAGTCATCCGCCCAGACGCCGTCCAGCCCCAGGCCGTCCTTCGCCGTGGGCAGGAGCAGGCGCCGCTCGTTGCGCTCGTCCTCGGCGATGACGAGCACCCGCCGGCCCGGCGCGGCGGCGCGGGCGCGCTCGGCGATTTCGGTGAGCAGGTGGGGCTTGCCGTCGTCGATGATGGCGTGCGCGGCGTCCAGGCGCAGGCCGTCCGCGTGGTAGTCGCGAATCCACATCTCCACGTTGGAGAGCACCAGCGAGCGCACGTACGCGCTGCCCTCGCCGTCGTAGTTCACCGCGTCGCCCCACGGCGTGTGGTGGCGGCCGGTGAAGTAGTGCGGCGAGTACGCGCGCAGGTAGTTCCCGTCCGGGCCGAAGTGGTTGTAGACGGCGTCGATGAGCACCGCGAGGCCCCGCGCGTGCGCGGCGTCGATGAGCCGGCGCAGGCCCTCCGGCCCGCCATACGCGTGCAGCGGCGCGAAGAGGTCCACCCCGTCGTAGCCCCAGTTGCGCACGCCGGGGAAGGCGGCCACCGGCATGATTTCCAGCGCGGTGACGCCCAGGTCCTTCAGGCCCGGCAGCCGGGGGATGAGCGCCTCGAAGGTGCCCTCCGGCGTGGCGGTGCCCACGTGCACCTCGTAGATGACGAGCGCCTGCGGCTCCACGCCCTTCCAGCCCGCGTCCGTCCACTCGAAGTCCGGCACCACGACTTCCGAGGGGCCGTGCACGCCCAGCGGCTGCGAGCGGGACCACGGGTCCGGGAAGGGGCCCTCGCCGTCCACGCGCAGCTTGTAGAGCGTACCGGCGCCATGGTCCTCCAGCACGCCGCCGAAGCAGTCGCCGGGCTCCCTTGCCAGCGGCACCGCGCGTCCGGGCTGCCCCTTCGCGTCGTGCAGCACCACTTCCAGGCGCTGGTGGCCGGGCGCCCAGACGCGCCACCGCACCCGCGAACCCTCCTCCACCCACGCCCCCAGCGGAGGCACCCCTGCCCGTACTGCCCGAGAATCGTCCGGCGAAGCCATAGGGGTGTTCTGTAATGCGCCTCCCCTGCCCTTGCGGAGCCCCCCCGCCACCCGTGTGCCCGACTCCCACCCGAGATGTTCACGGCTGGGCACGTCGCCCGGAGTGAGTGGGCACCGGCCGACGGTGGCGGCACCTCCCGTCGGCACTCAGGGCGGCGCGCCCTGGGCCACCCAGTCGATGAGGGTCTGCTTCTCGGCCGCGGTGAGCGGCTGCCCCTTGGGCATGGGCGCGCCCGAGCAGGCGGGGCTGGCATTGGTGGCGAGCACCTTGTCGATGAGCACGCTCTGGCTGCGCAGCGGGCCACACACCGCGCGAAGGCAGCGAGCGTGCACGTGGTGGCCGTTTCCGACCTCGACAGGTCTTCCGGCCGACACCTCACGAGAGTGGGCCAGGCCGGTGCCCTTCCCGTGTCCCCCTCTGGAGTCTTGCTTCCATGAACATGTCTCGAAAGTCGTTCTCCGCCCTGCTGCTCGCCGTGGGCATGCTGGGCCTCGCCGCCTGTGGCGACGACACCTCTCGCGTCACCGTGAAGCTGACGGACGCCCCGGGTGACACCTTCGAGAAGGCGGTGGTCACCATCTCCAAGGTGTACCTCAAGGGCGGTGGCGCCGAGGGCAGCGCGGAGGGCTCGGGTGAAGTCGTGCTGCGCGACGAGCCCGTCACCACGGACCTGCTCACGCTGGCCAACGACACCGCGGACCTGGTGAAGGACGTGGAAGTACCGCAGGGCACGTACCGCGAGCTGCGCTTCGTCATCACCGGCGCGTACGTGCAGGTGAAGGAGGACGGCGTCAGCCGCGTCTACTCCACGCCTGACTATGCCGGCGTCCCCGCGGGCGTCGAGGTGGACGGCGAGCTGCAGATGCCCAGCCTCTCCACGTCGGGCCTCAAGGTGAAGTTCGCCAACGACGCGGACGTGACGGTCTCCAGCGAGCAGAGCCAGAAGGTCATCCTCGTGGACTTCGACGTGGCGCAGAGCTTCGGCCGCGCGGCCGGTGGCTCGGGCCGCTGGGTGATGAGCCCGGTGGTCAAGGGCGCGGACCTGGAGTTCTCCTCGAGCGTGCTGGCCACGCTGCGGCTGGGCACCGGCGTGCAGCTGCCCGCGGTGGGCGGCGCGCAGGTGAACCTGTCCGCCTTCAGCGCGGTGCTCGTCAACGCCGAGGGCAGCCGTGAGCCGCTGGCCTTCAGCGACGCCAACGGCGACGGCGTCTACGAGGCCCAGTTCAAGTTCCTCATCCCCGGCGCGTTCCAGGTGGAGGTCGCCGCTCCCGCGGGCCTCACCTTCACCACCGACCCGGCGCTTCCCGCCGCCGTCACCGCGAGCGGCGGCGCGGAGGCCAGCGTGGCCTTCACCCTCACCTCCGCCGCCATCGTCCGCTAGGCGCGAAAGGCAGTCCGCCGCCTCACCCAGCCACCTCGCGGTGCAGGAGGAAGGGCAGCGTGAGGCGGCGCAGCACCGGCAGCTCCAGGTGCGTCATGGCCAGCAGCGTGCGGCCGTCCAGCCAGCGCAGCTCGTCCACGAAGGGGCGCCACTGCAAGCCGGCCTCGCGCGGGTACTCCACCCGCGGCCCGGACCGCCCGTCCACCCGCGACGCCCCCTCGCGCAGCAGCAGCGACACGGACGGGCGCAGGCCGCCCTGGCGGCGCACGAGGTTGACGCCACCGTGCGCCCCTGCCGCGAAGTCCTTGCCCCACCAGCCACGCATGCCCAGCAGCGCCAGCAGCACGGGCGAGCCGAGCCGCAGCCAGGCGGGCCCCACGAACTCGCCCCGGTAGCGGCCGGGGAGCGTGTCGCGCTCGGGCACGGGCAGGCGGGAGAACAGCTCCCTCCAGTCACGCAGCCGGGCCCGCTCCGGCGCGCGTGGAAACGGCACGACGTTCATCGCGGTGTCCATGGCCCACACGCTAGGCAGCACCGCGCCCGGCGTCCCGCGCCGAGCCATGCCCGGCCCCACGTCCGGCGGTCAGGCGGGGAGGCGCACCGGTGGCCGGCCCGCCCTTCGGAAGCAGGGAGGGAGGCGCGCGGCTTGTGGACCTCCGGCGTCGCCAGGATGATGCGGCCTGCTGGACCGGCCACCTCCGGCCAGCCCCCTCCCCTGGAGTCTTCCTGGAATGAGCATCTCCCGCACCGGCCTGGAGTCGCTGCCCGTCCCCCGAGGGGAGGACGTGCGCGAGCGCGTCGCCGCCATCGAGGTGTTGTCGCCTCGCGAAATCGACGCGCGCCTGACGGACCTGGGCTACCGCGGGCAGGACGAGGCGCGCCGCGCGGCCTCGGTGCTCGCGTACCGCCACGTGCGCCGCATCCGCCGCCTCTACCTCGAGGGGCTCGCCCCCGAGCCGGGCGTGCGGGAGAACTGCATGTTCCTGGGCCCCACCGGCTCCGGGAAGACGTTCCTCGTGGAGCTGCTGTTCCGCGAAATCCTCGCCGTGCCCACCGTGCTGGCGGACGCCACCCAATTCTCCGAGACGGGCTACGTGGGCGACGACGTCAACACGCTGCTGTCGCGCCTCTATGAAGTCGCGGACAAGGATGCCGACTGGGCCG
This DNA window, taken from Pyxidicoccus xibeiensis, encodes the following:
- the treZ gene encoding malto-oligosyltrehalose trehalohydrolase encodes the protein MASPDDSRAVRAGVPPLGAWVEEGSRVRWRVWAPGHQRLEVVLHDAKGQPGRAVPLAREPGDCFGGVLEDHGAGTLYKLRVDGEGPFPDPWSRSQPLGVHGPSEVVVPDFEWTDAGWKGVEPQALVIYEVHVGTATPEGTFEALIPRLPGLKDLGVTALEIMPVAAFPGVRNWGYDGVDLFAPLHAYGGPEGLRRLIDAAHARGLAVLIDAVYNHFGPDGNYLRAYSPHYFTGRHHTPWGDAVNYDGEGSAYVRSLVLSNVEMWIRDYHADGLRLDAAHAIIDDGKPHLLTEIAERARAAAPGRRVLVIAEDERNERRLLLPTAKDGLGLDGVWADDFHHQMRRAFAGDSEGYYQDYTGSTEDLARTLRQGWFYEGQVSKNLGHARGTKAEGLEPWRFVHCIQNHDQVGNRALGERLGHDVSPAAFRAMSTLLLLSPYTPLLFMGQEWNASTPFLYFTDHNAELGRLVTEGRRKEFAGFKRFAGAEVPDPQAQDTFKRSRLDWSEAEKPEHAGVRALYRELLRLRATDAALKEIGPGSYDARALGPDAVLLERRGGGQTLQVLVSLRGSVEHRVPPGAELVLWSEAPRFGGSVESPPLRDGAVRLRGPAAAVVRFTALR
- a CDS encoding DUF4382 domain-containing protein, whose translation is MNMSRKSFSALLLAVGMLGLAACGDDTSRVTVKLTDAPGDTFEKAVVTISKVYLKGGGAEGSAEGSGEVVLRDEPVTTDLLTLANDTADLVKDVEVPQGTYRELRFVITGAYVQVKEDGVSRVYSTPDYAGVPAGVEVDGELQMPSLSTSGLKVKFANDADVTVSSEQSQKVILVDFDVAQSFGRAAGGSGRWVMSPVVKGADLEFSSSVLATLRLGTGVQLPAVGGAQVNLSAFSAVLVNAEGSREPLAFSDANGDGVYEAQFKFLIPGAFQVEVAAPAGLTFTTDPALPAAVTASGGAEASVAFTLTSAAIVR